In a genomic window of Rubripirellula tenax:
- a CDS encoding GDP-L-fucose synthase family protein: protein MKKELIGKVYVAGHRGMVGSALCRRLADEPCEVITADRGTLDLCDSDATLAFFNQHRPSTVIFAAAKVGGIVANNTYPVEFLSQNVTMAMSAINAAYAAGVRRFLFLGSTCIYPRDCPQPIREESLLTGPLEPTNEAYALAKISGLKLCQYYRRQQGVMFHSAMPTNLYGPGDNYHPEHSHVLPALIRRFHEAAVESAPSVTIWGTGSPRREFLFVDDLADALVHLCMNDDPPDWVNVGTGVDHTIFEVAQMVADTVGYRGKVVTDPTRPDGTPVKCTDATRLHSTGWKHKVSLADGLKRTYQSFLSENKAGDLRSV, encoded by the coding sequence ATGAAAAAAGAACTCATCGGAAAGGTCTACGTCGCGGGTCACCGCGGAATGGTCGGGTCGGCGCTATGCCGACGGCTTGCGGATGAACCGTGCGAAGTGATCACGGCCGACCGTGGGACTTTGGATCTGTGCGATTCGGACGCGACGCTGGCGTTTTTCAACCAGCATCGCCCTTCCACCGTTATTTTTGCCGCTGCCAAGGTTGGTGGGATTGTTGCTAACAACACGTACCCGGTTGAGTTTCTGTCCCAGAACGTGACCATGGCGATGTCGGCCATCAACGCGGCGTATGCAGCCGGTGTCCGGCGATTCTTGTTTCTGGGCAGCACGTGCATCTATCCCCGCGATTGCCCGCAACCGATCCGCGAAGAATCGCTGCTGACGGGCCCGTTGGAACCCACCAACGAAGCCTATGCGTTGGCAAAAATTTCGGGTCTGAAGCTTTGCCAGTATTATCGTCGCCAGCAGGGCGTGATGTTCCACAGCGCGATGCCGACCAACCTGTACGGCCCCGGCGACAACTATCATCCAGAACACAGTCATGTTTTACCGGCGTTGATTCGTCGTTTCCACGAAGCGGCCGTCGAATCGGCGCCGTCGGTTACCATTTGGGGAACGGGTTCACCACGACGCGAGTTTCTGTTTGTCGACGACTTGGCCGACGCGCTGGTACACCTGTGCATGAACGACGACCCACCGGATTGGGTCAATGTTGGCACCGGAGTTGACCATACCATTTTTGAAGTCGCCCAAATGGTCGCCGATACCGTCGGCTATCGAGGCAAAGTCGTCACCGATCCGACGCGGCCCGATGGCACGCCCGTAAAATGCACCGATGCGACTCGCTTGCATTCGACGGGCTGGAAACACAAAGTATCTCTCGCCGACGGACTCAAACGAACGTACCAGAGTTTCCTGTCTGAAAACAAAGCCGGCGACCTACGGTCGGTTTAA